ttAATCCCTTTATGCAGGATGAGGTTTATTTCAGGCCTTAATTCAGTCGCGTCTTTCTTTATAACTTTCCTCATTTTCTTATTGTTGCTGCTGCTGTATGTTTCATAAACAGCTGAAGCATAAAACAGCTTTTTTGTGGGGTGTATtaagtgttttataaatattacttcttatttcattgttatactatctaaatagtatttataatattgtaaatactcTATATTTACATTCTTATGCTTGTATACAAAACTTCGTTTTGGTgatcttaaatgtattgtgTAAAAATGTACTCTAAAAGCTACCAtttctttatgtatgtaaagaaatcattaaatatttttcacaatttgCCATCTTATTAAAcactgttataatatttttatttcatgtatttattttgttttttttttctgttcattGTATAAACGGCAGTATGTTTGAAGATTgcataaatagattaaaaatatatcgctACAATGCGATAAACTTAGTgcaatttcgttttaaaactattttttaattatgtcacATTTAAATACGGTTTTCTAGATTTTAACACATCtctataatttagaaataataaattgttcgTAAGTATTTGTgtagttataaatttatattttttataatatttaaactttgcCAAATTAGATAGCGCGTTTGCAGTCAAAGCTTACATTatgtcacaaaataaattttatcgaaattattGTACTTATTGCTTTTAACGTAtaaattattaccaaaaaaatatacaatttaattttgtgtttaagcatcattatttagttttagtacaaataaactaaattaacttttgcgatagcaaaaaaataattttgtttaaatatatcatattttcttttcacatttcAATTATACGGGCCTGAATTCTTGAAACGTTAAATCAATTCATTCAAGGATTCAAAGTGCCATTTGTGTGGAGAAAAAAATCTTAGACAAgacaaagttaaataaattattcaaacagTCCAAAACTTAAACactaaaaaagatataaattgAAGTTAGTAcccaagtaataaataaattaaatagaaagatttaaaaaatactgccATATATCTTTCTAAATCAAATATGGAATCTCACTTCAAAAGTTATTCCATAGaacattattactttttttttaaaccctgtTAGTGGCAAAAGTGTTTTGGTATTATGTAAAAtcatgtataataattaataacttttaaatagaaataaagtaaataaattttaatatacgtCTTACATTCCTTTTGtcgtttgtatgtattttgtactgtaagcaacaaaattatttttgtaataattattttagtcaaattcatatttataattgtttgtttctgTAGTGCGTAGCTTTATTTAAGATACAATATTGTAGATTAATTATAGATCTCTgagtctgttttattttttgtttaaataaatgattttgttgcTTAGTGTACACCATTTATATAATTGttcctatttattatttaaagttcgaatttagataattttatttgtaatatttgtcaaaacttttattataagtgTTTGCATGAAGGCttaatgttgaataaataatttaattattatacattgtttacatttcttaaataattatctttaggACCGATATGCAAGTAGATAGCGTCGACTAAACTTTTGTAGTAATTATGATTCATACAAAAGTAAACCTTATTGCTGCGGTAAAAAGTGCGTTTAACTCAAATTCTCAAAATGACACTTATACCCATTATCCATACACTGACTTGTGATTCAATAAATTGGAAGATTTAAAACTGccaaaatatattcaatcaACGTACATCCCTATAGCAGTCTATTGCTGAACTTGAGTGCAATAAATCCCCCAAGTTGCATCAAATGAAACGAAATCCATCATTCATCAAACGAAATGcgaattgcaaaaaatattaattcaaggTATATCAATCATATCACTAATACCTGATTTTTGTTCATttcgaaaacaattaaatatttttttataacacaaatTTTTCATCAGTTCTTCAGGGTCAGTAAAGCTAGGTCAGGCAGGTCAGTCGGTTACCTAAATAACAAACGCGAGACCAAATCGACGTGACCTGATTATTTCCCGCCCTATTTACAACAGGCATTCAGGTTAACAGGTTACAAGTGAGAGTGAATGAAAGTGCATGCAACTCATTCATGGATCCAATGaaggaaaagaaaacaatctaGTCGGCGAAGAGAGAGTTGTGTAAGCGAGAGAGCACGATACACTGTGTAGGACGGCTTCTCGCTTAGAATTGTAACGAGTATGTGATGTCAGGCCACTGggtcttaataaaattaagaattaaatatgaattttcagGCTGTGATTCGGCCATAGTTCTGAAATATTGGATGTTAGTCATTTAAAATGCATcttaaaagctttgttttttgATTAATAGATAGCGTTAGTGTACTGAATGTTCTACTGGGCAAATAAGCAATCTAAAGCTCATTTGTTCAACTGAAACTTAAGTACAAGTACAATTACAACTTATTAACTTGCGCAGGTTATCCAATAACACACAAATACCTCAtcttaaaatactaataaacaatttttattttgtaacagtgTGAcgctaacttatttattttgtaattcattCGTGAGATGGCGCTGTAGTTTTGAAACGTTacggtaattataataaaaccaaaaccgAATCATACTGCCTTCGACTATGTTTTCAATACCTTTAAAATATCACTATTAGTTACCAGAGAGGTTCATTTAAGCGCTGTAACGCCTTCCATCATGAAGTGTAATACACACTTTGAAACTTTATCTTTACTGATTGTTTAATCCATTAGTTAAGTTtatataacaaagaaataaacataaaacaaaagcctACAGAACGGCCTTGCATTGCTATTGATTAATATGtaactattttaaatgttgtcaCCCCACACATGCCACACTTCCCCCTAATTTTCATTGCAATGGCAGCACTGAGTCAGCGCGAAAATCAATAATCTGCTTGTAAACAAGCTGACCAAATGTAGGGCAAACAAGACTCGTACAATTTTCATGTTCCACAATTATTGTTTCTTGTAATAATTTGgtttaaatactttgtttttatttgagaGTGATAGGATAGCGTTGTATATAAGGATGGATACCGCAAACGTGGGTTACTCGTACCATTTGCCATCGGGCGGCTGGAACTATAAGATACGCAACACATTATCCCAATTTAGTGATTTATTCAGcgattttaacaaatatatcgCTCCGGCATATCATCATGATCGGTGTGAAAGGTATATAATATGAAGTTTACGTTTTTGCGTTGTTGTTTttacgtcatttgttttaattattttcacgtgTGTTTCAGATCAGTACCAATGAGGATGTATTCCATGCACAAAGGGGAGTTCGTGATGGTTTTTATAGCGTTTTTAGCTTGTTTTGGCTTGGGTGTATTTATTGGACTGGCTGGtaagcttatatttttttaataacataagtaCTGCTACAGTATTTCTTAACAGTGACTCTGCATTATAGAGCTTAAGCATAATGTCAAATTAAACTTAGCGCTATTTAGAAGCCGCGAATTGTAAAATgctataaatgtataaattatttctactaTTTATTCTACCTCGCAAAAACTGTTGAACCGATTACATTTTAATCAGCTGATGAGGCTTTTGTATAGTAATAGAActcataacattaatattttcatagacTTGAATATGACTTTCTTGAAGATTTTATTGCCCCTTACATTACCTCGCATTACAGTAACCTATTAGTTAAAAATGTGACTGGTCTACTCCCGATCACGTTGTCATATAAAAAATTGTCACTTGTTACTTTAGACAtttgtcgaaaaaaaaatcatatatcaATATCCATTTTTACCGCCAAACCGCCTTCCTTGAGTTTTCATTTGATCGTAGACTTGCTGATTTTTAAACTCTCCCGCAATGAGTAGATAATtcaatacttgtgtcgcggagaatttacaaacattcaagtcacattcacagaGACTTCCTTGAGAcagttagttttatttgtagggCCATCACCAACGATGATGACGTCAATCGCGGCGTCGTCAACCCTCAGCAACATGAGTAGCATCCACCAGGGCCCCTTCCACCTGCACAGCTTCGCGCTGGGGACGCGCTCGCAGCAACTCTGGTTATACGCCGAGATACTCACTAATAATGATGATGGTACGATTTTGGTCTTTAACTGAATGTACTTAAATACCCGTTTGGTTAGCGtgttttgaaataatgaaaGTGGGATTaggatttcattttttatagtattaaagttatattagtTCGGTAGTTGTTTAATACTATAAATGCCGTGATTCCCCAAATATTACATTCAAACGGGATACAAAATCAAGGTATTTTGTGGCTACATGTTTTGTTCCAAATCAAGATATGCAGATGATATCTGATGGCCGAAAAAATAGATTCTAAGATTTCCCGTTCTTAAAACTTCCTTCAGCATTTTCGAAATGTTGGTAATCAAATATCCAaacacttttgtttttcaacCTTTTCCTCgttgtgtgtatgtgtatgttgcactaaaatatttaatgtatctAACCTATGGGGGATTTAAGGCACATATCGAGTTGTGACACGTAAACATgcaatttactaaaattattgttttagagGAAATATTCGACAAGAGCTTCCAAGTTAGTATTTCAATAGAAGGAGTGCTGTCAGATCACAGCACGGAGGAAATTCTATCTGAGAATGAGTCTCCGAACAGGTAAAGAACATTCATTGAACGTATTTTCGAAAAATTTGGGAAAACTATCCACTTGGACTACGTCGGCTGTCGGTTTTGATTTTCCCAAAATTTCCGAAGGTCATAATATAACTAGATTTACTTTAATAGCTTTTGTGAAATATGTTTTAGAATTGTTCGTATGAAATATTTGCGAAAGTCATGATGGCTTTAAGGTTTTATAGACGGATTTGTATGCACGGAGTTGCAGGTCCGATACCCAACCTAGAAAAGTAAAGTAgtcattttttaagttattaaactttttttcttgaTTATTACAAGGCATCCCGACAAACGATAAAAAGAAACATCGTggggaaacctggattccaaatatatttgaaatcgGCAACCTGTAGGTATCTAGGGTGGTaatcaatactcaaaccttcCCTGTTGGGGAAGTCCCTTATGTCCAGTATTGGGACATTTATAGGCtcgtattataatatttgcgATAGTGCGACTTGTTGATGAGAGGGCCCACATCTTCAGTTAAGACCGTTCATATTACTGGATGCACTTCACTGCGTAGGACGGCATGCGGCATTTCCCTGTCACAACTACAGCCGACTTACTGAAGACGTGGTCTCCTCAAAAAAGAACTCATTTTGCAGATATCATGTATCATAGAAGTGGTAATTTCCCTAGTTTTAAGATTAACAATATgtactaacatctatttttttttccaggACCCAGCACTTAAGATGTAAGAAGCGCGTGTGCGAGGAGGTCCGCTTGTTACACTTAGGGATGGTGGACTACACGCATTACGTCATCAATGTTAACTTCTTTGGCCTCCAGGAATTTCATAAGAGATACTATATTAGAGAAATTATATTCTATGTGAGTtaacctttttactgttttggTAACATTCGTAGTCCGTTAGAAACTGGGGTTGCTTTCCCAAAAAGGTATCCCCAGATAAATCGATGACGGTTTTCCAATTTGTTGCCTAATTGTTTTGGAgggttgatatttttttaagacttccTGCAGTTTTCTACTTAATCCTCGGGTTTTATTAAGTCACATACTCAAAGGGGGTGTCCTTTGAGTTGGAGGGGGTTGCCgaacaaaatcacaaaataGCCTCTCAATTTAATTGAGGCATCGAAAACTTTTCGTTATTTGTGCAATGTTAGCCTTTAGCGCCTTTAGCGGTACCAAATTCAGTGGTTCCTTCCATTTCTTTTAGTAGGTATATAAGATGTATGTTTTTGTTCCAGTTTAAGACGTACAACCCAGCCTTCACACAACTAGAAACATGGTTCCgatttatatttgtaatgaCGTCATTCATCATGACCGTGAGTATTTCTTCGTAATTTCTTTTTAGTTAGGATAATTTATCCATTCTGGTATTATGTATCTTATATGAATTCTTAGATCAGGCCTATTGCACTTGTATAAGCAAGATGCAGCTATGCGCCGTGTAGTGTACTATCtcacttataaaatatagatGACGACAACATTTTTCCATCCTCCGTCATTCAATTTAATGAGTAAAGTCTCGCAACCGTGAATTGATCAAATTATGGCGAATGGAATTtaagcgtgacgtcacttctatGTATAGATTTTGCTAAGTCGACTGCGTCACGTCGTTTCGTCACAAGCGTCTTTCtctaaagcagtttatctttttcaatattaattctgataaaggcaaaaatatgtggcaaaaatatgtgtaatattttttaattatctatctaccgacttaaattatttttcctttaatagGTACCCAGTCGTTATCTCCACACCAAGATTCCCGGTTTAGCAGCTATTTAGCTATAGTTCTAGATTATAACTTTGCTTTGTTTTTCAGTTCTGGTTTGCATACGCGCTCCGCAAGTATCCGCCCCCAGACTGGTCGATAGAACAACAAtggatttatattttacttcCACTTCTATTGACTTTTAATGGTAcgtattaaaactatattaataattgttgATAGAAGCCACTATACAATACGAAGATATCTATTGTTGACTAgccagttggtctagtggttataagtggccctgactgctatactgaaggctgtgggttcgattcctacccaggacaattgtttttgtgatgagcacgatgatttgttttgtctgggtgtaatttatctataccaTGAATGTGTAGTGCATGAATGAATGTCTAGtacatgatattattataaccttTGCTTAGTACTTtcttgagactagatggcgtcgtatgaaagttgtggaaatTGACTCAATGCCTTTCAATTTTGACTATTCAAAATCCCTCGTTATTCTGACTGATTAAACGAAGCCACAGCAATGCATTATAAAACTATTCTTTTCTATACACAAAGAAGGGCGtggtcataaaaaatatagcgccatctctgtTCATGACTCAACAACTATGGCTACTACTTAAATACCTACGTCATGATACGAGACCTCCGAACTTACCAATCATCATTCAGACAGGTTTATAATCTAGTGTGGAAACGAGACACATGTACATGTAGAGTATAGTCATGTCTCGCTTCCACGGCCAAATAAGCCTTAAAAAAGTGCATAGTACAGGGGTAGGGCGCGATTATCTCGGACCGGTTTCGTATTCGCTGCGCTGTACACTAAGATTGTAGTGTGAGGTGTGACGGCTGCTTGAGTCATGCGCCTTGGATCATCCTACGTCTGCCCACGTATTTAGgaataaagaaattttatatCGCAGTAGCGTGAATAGATCGTGACGTCAAATGTAGTGAGGGGATTATGTTTCGATGTACtgataaaatagtttataggttttagtcaaataataaatgaggAAAATAGTttcgatattgcaaactgtagTAGCATTCTTTACGTTTTTGAATACAATGCGCAtagataatatacataatatatatcctTTTGCACATCTTTAGGGCTTAAATCgataaatcaattcaaatatctaggagaaaagtggatgaagcaactagcaattccaggaggagcaatgatgggcatgtgtatcaggctatcttattgcctatgcatatcagaattatcagaaaattacatattaaaacagttgctggaatttagacctgcaactatgtgcataataattcaatctttgaaaccctagttcacataaatacttagacctttgtttagtcctagctaccgcattaggatAAGTAACCTGCAAttgtagattagtgtgataattaaataaataaattcagacGGAATTTTGTTTCGCTAGGATCACAAAGAAACTTCtgtttttgtatattgtgtATTTGTAGCATTttgatctttaaaataattcagttaGTGTTCAAAATAAGATACTTACCTACTCTTTGGATAACAAAAGTAGCGAACCATTACCATTgtctattttgtaaattattattaatcttacAACCCAATGCATTAGAGTACAATTTCGGGTAACTCGCAAAATCACGAGAAACCGCCCCATCGTTCTTCACAATCCAAAAATAGACATGGATCCAAGACCGAAGTGGTTTAACcctttttaagctttttttacaTACTAACTCATTCACAAGCTTTTATGGAACTTGGCTAGTTTTTATCGATATTAATCTGAGAGCTtggccaataaaataaaaatattttctcgatATGTGCATGGCGCTGTAGCTCGTCGCCATGTTGCAATTTCGCGGCAAAAACTGACAGACCGCGTCTCTTGTTAAGTTTTAACGGATATAGGTCCACGTGTGATTTATACCAATGGTTTCTCTATAATGTGGAGGGAAAGTAGTGGAGTGTAtggtgaaaatattaaatatacatttactaTACCTACTTATCCATTTAGTTACTTTGTTGTGTGACAACAACTACTGGCATGAAATAGATAGAAATCTAGATTTCTTTGTTAGCGTGTCTACTTAGCTTACATGCTGAATAGTTAGAGCAAAATGAAATGAAcaacaatttaacaat
This region of Trichoplusia ni isolate ovarian cell line Hi5 chromosome 14, tn1, whole genome shotgun sequence genomic DNA includes:
- the LOC113500433 gene encoding transmembrane protein 181, coding for MDTANVGYSYHLPSGGWNYKIRNTLSQFSDLFSDFNKYIAPAYHHDRCERSVPMRMYSMHKGEFVMVFIAFLACFGLGVFIGLAGPSPTMMTSIAASSTLSNMSSIHQGPFHLHSFALGTRSQQLWLYAEILTNNDDEEIFDKSFQVSISIEGVLSDHSTEEILSENESPNRTQHLRCKKRVCEEVRLLHLGMVDYTHYVINVNFFGLQEFHKRYYIREIIFYFKTYNPAFTQLETWFRFIFVMTSFIMTFWFAYALRKYPPPDWSIEQQWIYILLPLLLTFNDPLFPLRLIPGAHFSTFLGEVAQTCFLGVVLLSWVSQYHGLRQNDRGVVSFYLSKQALVISVVVPGIILAFWQQYDGFFDPTNNYMMNPNYPIVKLWFFSSIVVYFLYLLILIIKAYSDLRNMPFFDIRLRCLSIVVGTVTSIVSVLGLQGWGPAALQDHWAAQPKVHFDTSAPFMAMYGLFNFYIYILAYLYSPGGGAIHETTITKDNPAFSMINDSDEEVIYGSDEESRRPLTSHHRITVDEDI